TCGCGGCATGAACAGCCGGGTTACGCGGTCCGGGGTTGGCTAATGCCAGAGCCAGAATCTCTAGTGCCCGGCAGCTTGCGGCATCTGGTCGTTCGCCGCAGAAGAGGAGATAGAGATATTCGATATAGCTGGCATGCTTGATGATCTCGCCGTACACATCATAGCCGCTGCAATAGCAGCGTTCTGCTGTGAACGGATCGTCCGGCGAGGCTTCTTCAAGCCAGATTCGGGAGTGGAATTGCGGGGGGGGCGTAGACATGGGCTGGTATGGCTGGAGCCGCGACAGTTCAAAGTGCGCCACCCAGCATCTGCATTCGCAGATTGATCGGCGGCACGGCTTCCGGGTCGATGTACACATCGAGCAGGCAGGGGCCACCACGCTGGAGTATGGCAGGAATGTCAAGCGAGGCCATATCTTCCGGTGTCCGGATGGTGATCCCGTGCGCCCCCTGAGCCTGGGCGAGGGCAGCAAAATCGGTTGGGGGCAGTTCGTAGGCAATGCGTTCGGCGCCGGCCAAGCGTTGTCCGTGCTTGACCATGCCCAGAGCCTGGTCGTTGAGCACCACAAAGACAACGTTAAGTTTTTCAGCAACCGCAACGGAAATTTCCTGGCCGTTCATCAGCATGCTGCCATCGCCGGAAAGACAGACCACCGGAACTTCAGGGTTGCCGATGGCGGTACCGATGGCGCCGCCGATGGCCCAGCCCATCGGAGCAAAATCCATGGTCAGGCGCAGCCATCCGCCGGGCACCGAAGGTGTGGTGGTGGCTGTCGACGACACCTGGTCGAGGTTGTCAGGTTCGGCGTAACCACCGGGCATCAAATGCTGAATCGCCCAAGCGACGCTATTCCCGGCGTCGGCCAGAAAACGCGTGTGGGGGGGGAAACATTTCCCGAGTTCATGCATCAGTCGGGCCGGTCCGATCTGATCTGGCAGATTTGCACTTGTTGCGGAAAACACGGCCTGGTGGCTTTCGGTTTTCCACGTCGGGATGCCGGCTGCATCGGAGGGGCGTGGTGCGATGGCTTGGGGCGCCTGCCGCAGCAAGCAGGAGAAAATGCTTTGCAGGCGGCCTCGCACATGCAGGCGGGCCATGGGTGAGCGGGCCAGATGTTCGGCCGATTCGTCGATATGAATCAGCTTGTCGTTGAGCAGGGAGTGGCTCCAGCCGCTGCTGGTCCATTCGTTCATGCTGCTGCCGACAGCTAGGACCAAGTCAACGCTTGGGTCGCGCAGCAAGGCACCGGCCGCCGGATGGCCGGCGAAGCCGAAGACTCCGCGATACAGTGGGTCATTGGGCTCAATCAGCCCCTTGCCGTCGGGGGTGGTTACGTAAGGAACAGAGAAACGATGGGCGAAAGCCAGGATGTCGCCGATGGCTTCGCTGCAAGAGCCGCCAATCAGCAGGCAGGGGGTTCTGGCAGTGGCAAACAGTTGACAGAGCCGGTCTACTGCGTCCATGTCGATCAGCGAGGCTCCACGCAATTTGTCCATCAATTGGTAGCTTGGAGCGGGAACCGGGCTGGGCATTTTCATGATGTCCAGCGGAATGGTCAGGTGGACTGGTCCGCAAGGGGCTCGCATTGCCCTCTGGAGTGCTGTGACCAATTTGGTTTCAAACTGCTCCGGGTGCGAGATCAGGGAATCGTAACGGGTGCAATGGCGGAACATGCCAAGGGTGTTAACCCCGGTGCAGGCAGATTCTTGCAGGGCTCTACGGCCAAATGACGGAAGCGAAGGCTGGCCGGTGATCACCAACATCGGGATGCAGTTGTCAAAAGCACAGGCAACGCCGGTGATCAGATTGGTGGCGCCGGGGCCGGAAGTGGCGCAGCAAACTCCGATTTTTCCGGTCTCGCGGGTATAGGCATCGGCCATGAAGGCCGCCCCCGATTCATGGCGGGCAACTACTGGACGAATTCCACCGCGTCTCTGGCTGCGGGCGATGGCGTTGTACAGTGGTTCAATGGCGCCGCCTGGGACGCCGAACACGTGACTGACACCAATTTGCTCAAGGTAG
This genomic window from Dechloromonas sp. ZY10 contains:
- a CDS encoding thiamine pyrophosphate-binding protein translates to MPMANISHAQTDMQIADLLVAYLEQIGVSHVFGVPGGAIEPLYNAIARSQRRGGIRPVVARHESGAAFMADAYTRETGKIGVCCATSGPGATNLITGVACAFDNCIPMLVITGQPSLPSFGRRALQESACTGVNTLGMFRHCTRYDSLISHPEQFETKLVTALQRAMRAPCGPVHLTIPLDIMKMPSPVPAPSYQLMDKLRGASLIDMDAVDRLCQLFATARTPCLLIGGSCSEAIGDILAFAHRFSVPYVTTPDGKGLIEPNDPLYRGVFGFAGHPAAGALLRDPSVDLVLAVGSSMNEWTSSGWSHSLLNDKLIHIDESAEHLARSPMARLHVRGRLQSIFSCLLRQAPQAIAPRPSDAAGIPTWKTESHQAVFSATSANLPDQIGPARLMHELGKCFPPHTRFLADAGNSVAWAIQHLMPGGYAEPDNLDQVSSTATTTPSVPGGWLRLTMDFAPMGWAIGGAIGTAIGNPEVPVVCLSGDGSMLMNGQEISVAVAEKLNVVFVVLNDQALGMVKHGQRLAGAERIAYELPPTDFAALAQAQGAHGITIRTPEDMASLDIPAILQRGGPCLLDVYIDPEAVPPINLRMQMLGGAL